The following proteins are co-located in the Megalops cyprinoides isolate fMegCyp1 chromosome 15, fMegCyp1.pri, whole genome shotgun sequence genome:
- the LOC118789677 gene encoding gamma-adducin-like isoform X6: MSADADQEVVTTPPPPRTGRKESYFDHINENDPAYLRDRNMSPDLRQDFNMMEQKKRVTQILQSPAFRDELESLIQEQRRKGNDPAGLLALRQIADFFTASTVAGFSTSPLSLGMVTPINDMFGIESSTLAKGEKQLRCKLASLYRLVDLFSWAHFASSYITVRVSKEQDHILIIPRGLSFAEATASNLVKVNILGDVVEQGSTTLSVDRFGFSPHAAVYSMRPDVRCVIHIHTPATAAVSSMKCGLLPISQEALILGDIAYHNYQGCLDEQEQRAELQKALGPSIKVLVLRNHGVVALGETIEEAFHYIYNAQLACEIQVNALSCAGGVDNLIVLDLEKYKPVTQGVAVAGVSMGGQHKWKVGELEFESLMRMLDNLGYRTGYAYRHPIVREKPRHKSEVEIPATVTAFMLEDDEAGPRSPLRFLTQRQQREKTRWLNSPNSYTKVSVPEPSQNGESSPRTKTTWMKAEDAGNTSGTPIRIEDPNQFVPLNTDPSEVLEKRNRIREQNRFDLMTAGPQSQVLAGIVVDKKPGPAFIFPEEDQVALPPNPFSQLSEGELEQYKQTVERRQLGIEENHADILLNGKDFLHDVGEDLSKRISQLTTSTADSVEITLKPGEKIEEALSPESSPSKSPTKKKKLFRTPSFLKKSKKKEKTEA; this comes from the exons ATGAGCGCGGACGCCGACCAGGAGGTGGTGACGacccctcccccgccccgcACGGGCCGCAAGGAGAGCTACTTCGACCACATCAATGAGAATGATCCGGCGTACCTGCGCGACAGGAACATGTCGCCAGACCTGAGGCAGGACTTCAACATGATGGAGCAGAAGAAACGGGTCACCCAGATCCTGCAGAGTCCG GCCTTCAGGGATGAGCTGGAGAGCCTCATTCAGGAGCAAAGGAGAAAGGGCAACGACCCCGCGGGTCTGCTGGCCCTGCGTCAGATCGCGGACTTCTTCACCGCCAGCACCGTGGCCGGCttctccacctctcccctcA GCCTTGGGATGGTTACTCCAATCAACGACATGTTTGGAATTGAGTCTTCCACACTGGCCAAGGGGGAGAAGCAGCTTCGCTGCAAACTGGCCAGCTTGTACAGACTGGTAGACCTGTTCAGCTGGGCACACTTCGCCAGCTCTTACATCACA gtCCGGGTTAGCAAAGAACAAGATCATAtcctcatcattccaagagGCTTGTCTTTTGCTGAAGCCACAGCTTCAAATTTG gtGAAGGTGAACATTCTCGGGGACGTTGTGGAGCAGGGCTCCACCACCCTGAGCGTGGACCGGTTCGGCTTCAGTCCGCACGCGGCCGTGTACTCCATGCGCCCGGACGTGCGGTGTGTCATTCACATCCACACGCCCGCCACCGCCGCT GTCTCCTCCATGAAATGTGGACTCCTGCCGATCTCCCAAGAGGCCCTGATCCTCGGAGACATCGCCTACCACAACTACCAAGGCTGCTTGGATGAGCAGGAGCAGAGGGCCGAGCTTCAGAAAGCGCTGGGCCCGTCCATCAAG GTTCTGGTCCTCAGGAACCATGGTGTGGTCGCGCTTGGCGAAACCATTGAAGAGGCcttccattacatttacaatgcCCAGCTGGCATGTGAAATTCAG GTAAACGCCCTGTCGTGCGCCGGCGGAGTGGACAACCTCATAGTGCTGGACCTGGAGAAGTACAAGCCGGTCACCCAGGGCGTGGCCGTGGCGGGGGTCAGCATGGGCGGCCAGCACAAGTGGAAGGTGGGCGAGCTGGAGTTCGAGTCCCTCATGCGGATGCTGGACAACCTG GGCTACAGGACGGGGTACGCCTACAGGCACCCCATCGTGAGGGAGAAGCCCCGGCACAAGAGCGAGGTGGAGATCCCGGCCACGGTGACGGCGTTCATGCTGGAGGACGACGAGGCCGGGCCGCGCTCGCCGCTGCGGTTCCTGACGCAGAGGCAGCAGCGGGAGAAGACACGCTGGCTCAACTCGCCCAACAGCTACACCAAGGTCAGCGTGCCGGAGCCGTCCCAGAACGGAGAGAGCAGCCCCCGGACCAAGACCACG TGGATGAAGGCGGAGGATGCAGGCAACACCAGTGGCACCCCAATCAGGATCGAGGACCCCAATCAGTTCGTGCCGCTGAACACCGATCCCAGCGAGGTTCTGGAAAAGAGGAACAGG ATCAGAGAGCAGAACCGGTTTGACCTCATGACAGCCGGACCCCAGTCACAGGTTCTGGCTGGGATTGTAGTGGACAAGAAACCAGGACCT GCCTTCATATTTCCAGAGGAGGACCAGGTGGCCCTGCCTCCCAACCCCTTCAGCCAGCTGTCTGAGGGCGAGCTGGAGCAGTACAAGCAGACCGTGGAGCGCCGGCAGCTAGGCATCGAGG AAAACCATGCGGACATCCTGCTGAACGGCAAAGACTTCCTGCATGACGTGGGTGAGGACCTGAGCAAGCGCATCAGCCAACTGACCACCAGCACGGCCGACAGCGTGGAGATCACGCTCAAGCCCGGGGAGAAGATCGAGGAGGCGCTCTCCCCGGAGAGCTCCCCCTCCAAGTCCCCCACCAAGAAGAAGAAGCTCTTCCGCACCCCGTCCTTCCTCAAGAAGAgcaaaaagaaggagaagacCGAGGCGTAA